From Zerene cesonia ecotype Mississippi unplaced genomic scaffold, Zerene_cesonia_1.1 Zces_u010, whole genome shotgun sequence, a single genomic window includes:
- the LOC119839226 gene encoding zinc finger protein ZPR1 gives MSTEEKKPLFRDLTGEDPDPEVTEIESLCVNCHSNGMTRLLLTRIPHYKNVVLMSFSCEECGFENNEIQPGGAIAEFGIRWKLRVEGATDLNRQVVKSDYTRVYIPELEFEIPAQSQKGEVTTVEGILARAMSGLAQDQEARRREHPDAADQIDGFVKRLHALRSLETMWNLELEDISGIIITRSAMYLPLSPEGAASSLPGSITPADPRQGCYERLAADEVLRFATNCPDCDAPADTNMKLTKIPHFKEVVIMATVCEACGHRTNEVKSGGGIEEKGVKFEVKIANRDDFSRDILKSETCSMSIPELDLEVGGRALGGRFTTAEGIIRAFIDQLGNAPALQGDSPAVAKENLQMFIAKLEEVLDCKRPITLILDDPAGNSYVQSLSDDPSKYDDGMKVEYYERTDEQNDELGINDMKTEGYENSS, from the exons atgagtACTGAAGAAAAGAAACCTCTATTCCGAGACCTCACAGGTGAAGATCCGGACCCCGAGGTGACAGAAATTGAGTCGCTATGTGTGAATTGTCATTCAAAT GGTATGACGCGTCTGCTCCTGACTCGCATTCCGCACTACAAAAACGTAGTGCTTATGTCGTTTTCGTGCGAAGAGTGTGGCTTCGAAAACAACGAGATACAGCCGGGTGGAGCTATAGCAGAATTTGGTATTAG GTGGAAACTACGCGTGGAAGGCGCGACAGATCTCAACCGACAGGTTGTAAAGAGTGATTACACACGGGTCTACATTCCGGAGTTGGAGTTTGAGATACCAGCTCAGAGTCAGAAAGGAG agGTGACAACCGTGGAGGGGATTCTGGCACGTGCCATGTCTGGTCTCGCGCAAGACCAAGAAGCTCGCAGGCGGGAGCACCCCGACGCCGCGGATCAGATCGACGGCTTCGTGAAGCGACTGCACGCTCTGAGGTCCCTGGAGACCATGTGGAACTTGGAGCTGGAGGATATAAGCGGTATAATCATC ACAAGGAGCGCCATGTATTTGCCC TTGTCGCCCGAGGGCGCCGCCAGCAGCCTCCCCGGGTCCATAACGCCGGCGGACCCGCGGCAGGGCTGCTACGAGCGCCTCGCCGCGGACGAGGTGCTCCGCTTCGCGACCAACTGCCCGGACTGCGACGCGCCCGCAGACACCAACATGAAGCTCACCA aAATACCCCACTTCAAAGAAGTTGTAATCATGGCGACCGTATGCGAAGCCTGCGGGCACAGGACCAATGAG GTGAAGTCGGGGGGCGGGATAGAGGAGAAGGGTGTTAAATTCGAAGTGAAAATCGCGAACAGAGATGACTTCTCGCGAGACATACTGAAG TCGGAGACCTGCAGTATGAGCATCCCAGAGCTGGATTTGGAAGTGGGGGGCAGAGCCCTGGGGGGCAGGTTCACTACCGCGGAGGGGATAATACGGGCGTTCATAGACCAACTGGGGAATGCGCCCGCCCTGCAGGGCGACTCGCCCGCAGTGGCCAAGGAGAATCTACAGAT GTTCATAGCGAAGCTGGAAGAAGTGCTGGACTGCAAGCGACCCATCACCCTGATACTGGACGACCCGGCCGGCAACTCGTACGTGCAAAGCTTGAGTGACGACCCGAGCAAGTATGATGACG gtATGAAAGTCGAATACTATGAACGCACAGACGAACAAAATGATGAGTTGGGAATTAACGACATGAAAACGGAAGGATATGAGAACAGCAgttaa
- the LOC119839260 gene encoding uncharacterized protein LOC119839260: protein MMENGKVLLPHHEQQSLCTTRLPYRQGRKLTAVKAYSITNESNHLLIFGVPSLNLRQETKALFAKFGKLLQFTISTQHVAEVFTENYHAQFEKLQSARLAKRMLDTKNFYGGCLHVCYAPEFESINETKEKLLQRKRDVIFRLRNLQMDILKEQNVCVTAQNEVDLAINSQNEVKKLNMGEYNTISMGEPKKRKKYNECGKKKSKSSVIKSEVQGNEQLYNSNQFVGPLNKCELEITKNSVNGICSEGPSTSFSKDFSVQNKRNVNKCTDSQINTDNIEIVDCTSVDMETVTNINEHLNYNKFGNEVIRRVPVKPLNKIKFNFNKS, encoded by the exons ATGATGGAAAATGGTAAAGTATTACTGCCTCATCATGAACAACAGAGTTTATGTACGACGAGGTTGCCTTACCGACAGGGACGGAAGTTAACTGCAGTTAag gcTTACTCCATAACAAACGAATCAAACCATCTTCTCATATTTGGTGTGCCGTCTCTAAATTTGCGTCAAGAAACGAAAGCGCTGTTTGCAAAGTTTGGTAAATTGCTACAATTCACAATATCAACTCAACATGTTGCTGAAGTGTTTACGGAGAACTACCACGCCCAGTTTGAGAAACTACAGTCAGCAAGGCTTGCTAAACGAATGCTTGACACTAAAAACTTCTATGGGGGATGTCTGCACGTGTGTTACGCGCCCGAATTCGAAAGTATAAACGAAACGAAAGAAAAATTGCTGCAACGGAAACGGGATGTCATATTCCGTTTACGAAATTTGCAaatggatattttaaaagaacaaaatGTCTGTGTAACTGCACAAAATGAAGTGGATTTAGCAATTAACTCTCAGAATGAGGTTAAAAAGCTTAATATGGgtgaatataatactataagtATGGGTGAACCTAagaaacgaaaaaaatataatgaatgcggtaaaaaaaagtcaaaatCAAGTGTAATAAAGAGTGAAGTACAGGGTAATGAGCAATTGTATAATTCAAATCAATTTGTTGGTCCGTTAAACAAATGTGAATTAGAAATAACGAAAAATTCAGTTAATGGAATATGTTCAGAAGGTCCTAGTACTAGCTTTTCCAAAGATTTTAGTGTTCAAAATAagagaaatgtaaataaatgtacagatagtcaaataaatacagataacatagAAATAGTTGATTGTACATCTGTGGATATGGAAACGGTAACAAATATAAACGAACATttgaattacaataaatttggcAATGAAGTTATTAGGAGAGTTCCCGTTAAAccactgaataaaataaagtttaattttaataaatcatga